The Snodgrassella alvi wkB2 genome window below encodes:
- the rnhA gene encoding ribonuclease HI produces the protein MSEVTLYTDGACKGNPGVGGWGAFLQSGSHSKELFGGEANTTNNRMELTAVIQGLAALKRPCIVNIYTDSQYVKNGMQEWIHNWKARGWKTASKQPVKNAELWQALDSEVSKHQVHWHWVKGHAGHPGNEKADELANKGVQIFFK, from the coding sequence ATGAGTGAAGTTACTCTGTATACCGACGGTGCCTGCAAAGGCAATCCCGGCGTGGGTGGCTGGGGAGCATTTTTACAATCCGGCAGCCACAGTAAAGAGCTTTTCGGCGGTGAGGCTAATACCACCAATAACCGCATGGAGCTCACAGCTGTAATTCAAGGACTTGCAGCATTAAAACGCCCGTGTATTGTTAACATCTACACAGATTCACAATATGTTAAAAACGGCATGCAGGAATGGATTCATAACTGGAAAGCACGCGGCTGGAAAACTGCCTCAAAACAGCCGGTAAAAAATGCTGAACTGTGGCAGGCACTGGACAGCGAAGTAAGTAAGCATCAGGTACACTGGCACTGGGTTAAAGGTCATGCCGGACATCCGGGAAATGAAAAAGCTGATGAACTGGCTAATAAAGGTGTACAAATTTTTTTTAAATAA
- a CDS encoding FAD-binding oxidoreductase has product MPHTIHLARFQQILTPDEILTDNQLIEPFCTDQRGRYHGQAFAVLQPHTVSAVQEIMRYCHQQHIPVTPQGGNTGLCGGATPHASVAGKGIILSLSKLNRMRKLNLADNTITVEAGMILAEVQKIAQTANRYFPLSLASEGSCQIGGNIACNAGGLNVVRYGTMRDLVLGLEYVLSDGELVSHLYPLHKNTSGYEMRQQIIGSEGTLAIITAATLKLFAPPQSVLTAWIGVDNIHAATSLLAALKNHFAERLSSFELISQAALSLSASYSQLREPTHASWHILVELSDSLPAQNLTDPLISVLEQGNWLNTVIAQSETERQHLWSLRENISAAQRSLGASIKHDIVVPIEHVADFVENCQQQLIKTFPQTKTILFGHLGDGSLHYNVFIADIMNNDVYQYEENINKVVYEQVLNYHGSIAAEHGIGQLKNQWLPRVRSNAEIKWMQAQKHSLDPEGILNPGKVLPVHT; this is encoded by the coding sequence ATGCCTCACACCATTCATCTAGCCCGGTTTCAGCAAATCCTTACGCCTGATGAAATCCTCACTGACAATCAGCTTATCGAACCGTTTTGTACCGACCAGCGCGGCCGTTATCATGGACAGGCTTTTGCAGTATTACAACCGCATACCGTTAGCGCTGTACAGGAGATTATGCGCTATTGCCATCAGCAGCATATTCCTGTTACTCCGCAAGGCGGAAATACCGGCTTGTGCGGCGGTGCTACACCGCATGCTTCTGTTGCCGGTAAAGGAATTATCCTTTCGTTAAGTAAACTTAACCGCATGCGCAAACTCAATCTGGCTGACAACACCATTACCGTAGAAGCCGGCATGATACTCGCTGAAGTACAGAAAATCGCTCAAACTGCCAATCGCTATTTTCCCCTGAGTCTGGCCAGTGAAGGCTCCTGTCAGATAGGTGGAAATATTGCCTGTAATGCCGGCGGTCTGAATGTAGTGCGTTATGGCACAATGCGTGATCTGGTACTGGGTCTGGAATATGTCCTGTCTGATGGCGAACTGGTCAGTCACCTGTATCCACTGCATAAAAACACCAGTGGCTATGAAATGCGTCAGCAAATCATTGGCAGTGAAGGCACACTGGCGATTATTACCGCAGCCACACTAAAACTGTTTGCTCCGCCGCAAAGTGTATTAACAGCATGGATTGGCGTAGACAATATTCACGCTGCCACCAGTCTGTTAGCCGCACTGAAAAATCACTTTGCCGAGCGCCTGTCCAGCTTTGAACTAATCAGTCAGGCGGCTCTGAGTTTGTCAGCCAGCTATAGTCAGTTACGCGAACCAACTCATGCGAGCTGGCATATTCTGGTAGAACTGAGCGATAGCCTGCCGGCACAAAATTTAACCGATCCCTTAATCAGCGTACTGGAACAAGGTAACTGGCTTAATACAGTTATTGCTCAGTCTGAAACAGAACGTCAGCATTTATGGAGCTTGCGTGAAAACATATCTGCTGCACAACGCAGCCTCGGAGCTAGTATTAAGCATGATATTGTCGTTCCGATAGAACATGTTGCTGACTTTGTCGAAAACTGCCAGCAACAACTGATTAAAACCTTTCCGCAAACCAAGACCATTTTATTCGGCCATCTCGGTGATGGCAGTCTGCATTACAACGTTTTTATTGCCGATATTATGAATAATGATGTTTATCAATATGAAGAAAACATCAATAAAGTCGTATATGAACAGGTATTAAACTACCATGGCAGTATAGCTGCCGAACATGGCATTGGTCAGTTAAAAAATCAGTGGCTGCCACGTGTTCGCAGTAATGCAGAAATCAAATGGATGCAGGCACAAAAACACAGCCTCGACCCTGAAGGTATCCTGAATCCCGGAAAAGTTTTACCTGTGCATACGTGA